The following are encoded in a window of Chryseobacterium sp. genomic DNA:
- a CDS encoding YdcH family protein encodes MENHILINEFPEYVQKIAELKTNDDTFRKMYVNYEEVNALIQHYEDGEVNHTTDEHLTELRKRRLYLKDDIYSYLHTN; translated from the coding sequence ATGGAAAACCACATTCTTATTAACGAGTTTCCTGAGTATGTGCAGAAAATCGCAGAGCTGAAAACAAATGACGATACATTCCGTAAAATGTACGTCAACTATGAGGAGGTGAATGCCCTTATTCAGCATTATGAAGACGGCGAAGTAAATCACACTACAGATGAACACCTGACTGAACTTCGCAAGAGAAGACTGTATCTGAAGGATGATATTTATTCTTATCTGCACACCAATTGA
- a CDS encoding cation:proton antiporter — protein MGHLPKLIEDLALILIVAAFVVIIFRKIKQPLVLGYIIAGFLVSPNLNIFPSVVDSANIKTLAEIGVIFLLFSLGLEFSFKKLMNVGGSASVTAFVEIIFITIAGYYTGRWLGWSIMDSMFLGGMLASSSTTIIIRAFDELGVKTRNFAKTVFGVLVVEDIVVILLMVLLSTIAVTKEFEGTQILFTVVKLLFFLILWFLLGIFLVPTLLKKIKPLVDDEILLILSIGLCLGMVLIAVNVGFSAELGAFVMGSIIAETTVAEKVEHTLKSVKDLFAAVFFVSVGMMIDYEAMITYAWPIFIVTILTIVGKLFSSALGALISGQPLKQSIQVGMSMAQIGEFAFIVATLGLSLGVISDFLFPVAVGVSAITTFTTPYLIKLSEPFYSWLVRVVPPKYIEKINRYSSNTQNIQAENSWKTILTNYVRIIVINGIIIMAIYLLFANFIIPAINDNLESNSLKNIIGNALPVLFILPFLWALMVKRPNSVAYRELWTKTKYSRGPLLIIEIIRFSIGIGILGFFLDRFASTTISFFITIPVAIVLMVIFSNRLNKFYSRIESRFITNLNDRAEMGDAQAVTTLAGTSNIKESLAAWDVHIIELEVKPLAEYIGKSLVDLQWREKYGINIGYIRRGGKLIHTPDRYQVLMPYDKVGIIATDDQFQIFKEVFDSQEVIEEENIDHIKLGKILINHHSPKKGLTIQESGIRDKTDGLVIAIRRGDERILNPESSEILQLDDIVWVVGNRKKIEKLNVEI, from the coding sequence ATGGGACACCTACCGAAACTGATAGAGGATTTAGCATTGATATTGATAGTGGCAGCTTTTGTCGTTATTATTTTCAGGAAAATCAAGCAGCCTCTTGTACTGGGATATATCATTGCTGGTTTCCTGGTGAGCCCAAACCTGAACATTTTTCCGTCCGTGGTGGACAGTGCCAATATTAAAACCCTGGCGGAGATCGGGGTGATATTCCTCCTGTTCAGTCTCGGACTGGAATTCAGTTTCAAGAAACTGATGAACGTGGGAGGCTCGGCCTCAGTGACAGCCTTTGTGGAGATTATTTTCATAACCATAGCCGGTTACTATACGGGGCGCTGGCTGGGCTGGAGCATCATGGACAGTATGTTTCTGGGTGGTATGCTGGCCAGCTCGTCTACCACCATCATTATCAGGGCATTCGATGAGCTTGGAGTGAAGACCAGGAACTTCGCAAAGACGGTCTTTGGTGTTCTGGTGGTAGAAGATATCGTGGTGATCCTGCTTATGGTACTTCTCTCCACCATTGCGGTGACAAAAGAATTTGAAGGCACACAGATCCTGTTTACTGTTGTTAAATTGCTGTTCTTTCTCATTTTATGGTTTCTGTTGGGCATCTTCCTGGTGCCTACCCTGCTCAAGAAAATAAAACCTTTGGTTGATGATGAAATCCTGCTTATCCTTTCCATCGGTCTCTGTCTGGGCATGGTGCTTATCGCGGTGAACGTTGGTTTCTCGGCAGAGCTTGGCGCTTTTGTTATGGGATCCATCATCGCTGAAACTACCGTGGCTGAAAAAGTGGAGCATACGTTGAAATCTGTAAAAGATCTTTTTGCAGCCGTGTTCTTTGTCTCGGTAGGTATGATGATAGACTATGAAGCCATGATCACCTATGCCTGGCCCATCTTCATCGTAACCATATTGACCATAGTGGGTAAACTTTTCAGTTCTGCGTTAGGTGCGCTGATCTCCGGACAGCCACTGAAACAGTCTATTCAGGTCGGGATGAGTATGGCGCAGATCGGTGAATTTGCCTTTATTGTGGCTACGCTTGGACTCTCACTGGGTGTAATATCGGATTTCCTCTTTCCGGTGGCGGTGGGTGTTTCGGCCATCACTACGTTCACTACACCTTATCTTATCAAACTCTCGGAACCGTTTTATAGCTGGCTGGTACGCGTGGTTCCGCCCAAATATATTGAGAAAATCAACCGCTATTCCTCCAACACGCAGAACATACAGGCCGAAAACAGCTGGAAGACGATACTTACAAACTATGTTCGGATTATCGTGATCAACGGAATCATCATCATGGCCATTTATCTGCTTTTTGCAAACTTTATCATTCCCGCCATCAACGATAACCTGGAAAGCAACAGTCTGAAAAACATCATTGGCAATGCCTTACCGGTGCTTTTCATCCTTCCCTTCCTATGGGCGCTGATGGTAAAACGGCCAAATTCCGTGGCTTACCGCGAACTGTGGACCAAGACCAAATACAGCCGCGGTCCGCTGCTGATTATAGAAATTATCCGTTTTTCAATCGGTATCGGAATCTTAGGCTTTTTTCTGGACCGGTTCGCCTCCACAACGATCTCTTTCTTCATCACCATTCCGGTGGCAATCGTGCTGATGGTCATCTTCTCCAACAGGCTCAACAAGTTTTACAGCCGTATCGAGAGCAGGTTTATCACCAACCTCAACGACCGTGCTGAAATGGGCGATGCGCAGGCGGTAACCACCCTTGCAGGCACTTCCAATATTAAAGAAAGCCTGGCAGCCTGGGATGTACATATCATTGAACTGGAAGTAAAACCACTGGCGGAATATATTGGAAAGAGTCTGGTAGACCTTCAGTGGCGGGAGAAATACGGCATTAACATCGGATATATACGCCGCGGCGGCAAACTTATCCATACGCCGGACCGCTATCAGGTGCTGATGCCTTATGACAAGGTTGGCATCATTGCGACCGATGACCAGTTCCAGATCTTTAAAGAAGTATTTGACAGTCAGGAAGTCATAGAAGAGGAAAATATTGACCATATTAAACTCGGCAAGATCCTCATCAATCATCATTCACCTAAAAAAGGACTTACCATACAGGAATCGGGCATACGGGATAAAACGGACGGACTTGTGATCGCCATCCGGCGGGGAGATGAGCGCATCCTGAATCCTGAATCATCTGAAATCCTGCAGCTGGACGATATTGTTTGGGTGGTAGGTAACCGTAAGAAAATTGAAAAACTGAATGTGGAAATCTAA
- a CDS encoding phosphohydrolase, which produces MTKEELLNKAVRIATKAHRNQTDKFGAPYVGHVMRVMDYGKTYDEKIVGVLHDTIEDCPEITLDYLLQEGFPNHIVFAVECLTKNPPDQDYTEFIKQTEKSHLAVAVKLNDLRDNMDLRRFTRPMTDKDMKRLNKYLKAYLYLKEKY; this is translated from the coding sequence ATGACGAAAGAAGAACTTCTGAATAAGGCGGTCAGGATTGCCACCAAAGCCCACCGTAACCAAACCGATAAATTCGGTGCACCCTATGTGGGCCATGTTATGCGGGTGATGGATTACGGTAAGACCTATGATGAAAAAATTGTAGGAGTCCTGCATGATACCATAGAAGACTGTCCGGAAATTACGCTGGATTACCTTTTGCAGGAAGGCTTTCCCAATCACATCGTTTTCGCAGTTGAATGTCTGACGAAAAATCCGCCGGATCAGGATTACACCGAATTCATAAAACAAACTGAAAAGTCACACTTGGCAGTGGCGGTAAAGCTCAACGATCTGCGGGACAATATGGACCTGCGGCGGTTCACCAGACCAATGACGGACAAAGATATGAAGAGGCTCAACAAATACCTGAAAGCCTACCTTTACCTAAAGGAAAAATACTGA
- a CDS encoding TonB-dependent receptor plug domain-containing protein produces MRLKYFGFLCLGMISQISAQTGESEISEVFIHGKFLDLPVTKVSENITVINREEIRSSPATSVEEVLAQITGFDIRRRGGNGVQADISLRGSSFEQVLILVNGVRMNDSQTGHNSMSVPFDLASVERIEVIKGPAARRFGQNAYAGVINIVTKPAAEDAATVSASGGDFAAYSLGLGAHLNSEQVGHFVQINSSVSEGYRYNTDYSINNIFYQNQFRAANVNMRFQAGIQEKKFGANGFYATAAAKDQYEETQASVVSLSADRKWDRWTLNSNIYWRRGQDIYEYVRGKPEVYRNIHIGNNIGGEINTTLFSVLGTTGVGAEIRKEFLASNNLGHRERFITQLFLEHHFSFFNDRLDVSPGISWSAYDREGNFYYPGIDVGFDLDPNHKIYGNVSRVSRIPTFTDLYYLSKTESGNPSLQPEEAVSAEIGYRYHRKGVDLKISGFLRDSDNSIDWIKAGENELWRAENIGSIYTEGMELELRQQLKSFIQSWSLGYTFLNSRAEQPANLLSRYVMENLKHQLVAKMENRLLKGITAQWVYRYNERVSTGSYQLIDLKLKYRYSDLHLFLAINNLTSTKYTETFGVPMPGRWFQLGFNYRIGL; encoded by the coding sequence ATGAGGTTAAAATATTTTGGATTTCTGTGCCTCGGTATGATAAGCCAGATTTCAGCCCAAACCGGAGAATCTGAAATAAGTGAAGTTTTCATCCACGGCAAGTTCCTGGATCTGCCGGTTACAAAGGTGAGTGAGAACATTACTGTAATTAACAGAGAAGAAATACGCAGTTCTCCAGCTACAAGTGTGGAAGAAGTTCTGGCTCAAATCACAGGTTTCGATATCAGAAGGAGAGGCGGTAACGGTGTGCAGGCAGATATTTCACTGCGTGGCAGCAGCTTTGAACAGGTATTGATCCTCGTAAATGGTGTGCGGATGAACGATTCCCAAACGGGGCATAACTCCATGAGTGTTCCTTTTGATCTGGCATCTGTAGAAAGAATAGAAGTCATTAAAGGTCCCGCCGCCAGAAGGTTCGGCCAGAATGCGTATGCAGGAGTAATTAACATCGTCACAAAACCTGCTGCAGAGGATGCGGCTACCGTCTCTGCCAGCGGCGGCGATTTCGCCGCTTATTCACTGGGCCTGGGCGCTCATCTGAATTCAGAGCAGGTGGGCCATTTCGTCCAGATTAATTCTTCCGTTTCCGAAGGCTACAGGTACAACACTGATTATTCGATCAATAATATTTTTTATCAGAATCAATTTCGTGCGGCAAATGTAAATATGCGCTTTCAGGCCGGGATCCAGGAAAAGAAATTCGGCGCCAACGGTTTTTACGCCACTGCCGCAGCTAAAGACCAGTATGAAGAAACCCAGGCCTCTGTTGTAAGCTTAAGTGCCGACAGGAAATGGGACCGCTGGACCCTGAACTCCAATATTTACTGGCGCCGAGGGCAGGACATTTACGAATATGTACGCGGAAAGCCTGAAGTGTACCGCAATATTCACATCGGCAATAATATTGGCGGCGAGATTAACACTACCTTATTTTCGGTATTAGGAACAACAGGTGTTGGCGCTGAAATCCGTAAGGAATTTCTGGCCAGCAATAACCTTGGCCACCGGGAACGTTTTATTACCCAACTTTTTCTGGAGCATCATTTTTCTTTTTTTAATGACAGGCTGGATGTTTCACCCGGAATTTCATGGTCTGCTTATGACCGCGAAGGAAATTTTTATTATCCGGGCATTGATGTGGGATTTGACCTGGACCCAAACCATAAAATATACGGAAACGTGTCCAGAGTAAGCCGCATCCCTACCTTTACAGACCTTTATTACCTGAGTAAAACAGAATCAGGCAACCCATCTCTGCAACCTGAAGAGGCGGTTTCGGCGGAAATTGGATACCGGTATCACCGGAAAGGTGTGGACCTTAAAATCAGCGGATTTTTGCGGGATTCAGACAATTCAATTGACTGGATTAAAGCCGGCGAAAACGAACTCTGGCGTGCCGAAAATATTGGAAGCATCTATACGGAAGGTATGGAACTTGAGTTGCGGCAGCAACTTAAATCATTTATTCAGTCCTGGTCGTTGGGGTACACTTTTCTGAACAGCAGGGCAGAACAACCGGCAAATCTGTTATCACGCTATGTGATGGAAAACCTAAAGCATCAACTGGTAGCTAAAATGGAAAACAGGTTGCTGAAGGGAATCACAGCACAATGGGTATACCGGTATAATGAGCGGGTTTCTACGGGAAGCTACCAGTTAATAGATCTCAAGCTGAAATACCGTTATAGTGATTTACATTTATTCCTGGCCATCAACAACCTTACTTCCACTAAGTATACGGAGACCTTTGGTGTGCCTATGCCCGGACGGTGGTTTCAGCTGGGGTTTAACTACCGCATTGGTTTATAA
- the uvrA gene encoding excinuclease ABC subunit UvrA: MDTSENIDIKKEIFVKNAHLNNLKHIDVRIPKNKLVVITGVSGSGKSSLAFDTIYAEGQRRYVESLSSYARQFLGKLEKPKIDSIKGLAPSIAIQQKVISSNPRSTVGTSTEIYDYIKLLFARIGHTFSPVSGREVRKDSVTDVINFIKQAKGTAFLLRAPLQFSPDSFTQTLNSLKVTGFTRLEVNGNVAGIEDLESFGFTPEKDMEIHLVIDRFVYEEDEHFLQRLADSIQMAFYEGHGYCSLKNIDSGDVYDFSNKFELDGMEFMEPNVHFFSFNNPYGACPQCEGYGKVIGIDEDLVIPNKNLSVFEDAVAAWKGESMGEWKKSFIKWVGGDFPIHKPYHQLTKEQRNLLWKGDGSANFPSINAFFAMVEGNLYKIQYRVMLSRYRGKTLCPTCEGLRVREETQWVKIDGHNIQSMIELPLDELLPLVKSLKLSAHDAEIAKRLLYEITTRLEFLDKVGLGYLTLNRTSNTLSGGESQRINLATSLGSSLVGSIYILDEPSIGLHSKDTENLIGVLKNLRDLGNTVIVVEHDEDVMRAADYIIDIGPEAGYLGGELVFAGHFDELQTSDSLTAQYLTGKLEIKTPAKRRNAKEFIEIKGARENNLKNIDVSVPLESLVVVSGVSGSGKSTLMKEILTNEIQIQLGMGGKKGDYDSVDFPKKLVKNIELIDQNPIGKSSRSNPVTYLKAYDDIRELFTKQKLAKMMGYKAKHFSFNVDGGRCEECKGEGVINVSMQFMADIELVCESCNGTRFRSEILEVKFDDKNISDILNMTVDEALEFFTDNKETKIVTKIQPLQDVGLGYLQLGQSSSTLSGGEAQRIKLASFLVKGFTTDKTLFIFDEPSTGLHFHDINKLLVSLQALIELGHSVIVIEHQPDIIKSADYIIDIGPDAGKHGGEVVFAGTPEDLVKDKKSHTARFLKEKL, encoded by the coding sequence ATGGATACATCCGAAAATATAGATATCAAGAAAGAGATTTTTGTTAAGAATGCACATCTCAACAACCTAAAGCATATTGATGTACGCATTCCTAAAAACAAACTTGTGGTTATTACCGGAGTCTCGGGCAGCGGGAAATCTTCACTGGCTTTTGACACCATCTATGCCGAAGGCCAGCGCCGTTATGTAGAGAGCCTGAGCTCCTACGCCCGGCAGTTCCTCGGCAAACTGGAGAAACCCAAGATTGACAGCATTAAAGGGCTGGCACCTTCCATCGCCATCCAGCAGAAGGTCATTTCATCCAATCCGCGGTCCACAGTAGGGACATCAACCGAAATTTACGATTATATAAAACTGCTCTTTGCCAGGATAGGACATACATTTTCGCCGGTTTCGGGCCGGGAAGTGCGCAAAGACAGCGTAACGGATGTCATCAACTTTATAAAACAGGCTAAAGGTACTGCTTTTCTGCTTCGGGCACCCCTGCAGTTCAGTCCGGACAGTTTTACTCAAACCCTGAACTCGCTGAAAGTAACGGGTTTTACAAGGCTTGAAGTAAACGGCAATGTGGCTGGTATTGAGGATCTGGAGAGTTTCGGCTTCACGCCTGAGAAAGACATGGAAATCCATCTGGTGATTGACCGGTTTGTGTATGAGGAAGACGAACATTTCCTGCAGAGACTTGCCGACTCCATACAGATGGCTTTTTACGAAGGTCACGGTTATTGTTCACTTAAAAATATTGATTCCGGCGACGTATACGACTTCTCCAACAAGTTTGAGCTGGACGGAATGGAGTTTATGGAACCCAATGTCCATTTCTTCAGTTTCAACAATCCCTACGGTGCCTGTCCGCAGTGTGAGGGTTATGGAAAAGTGATCGGCATTGACGAAGACCTGGTAATTCCAAATAAAAATCTGTCGGTTTTTGAGGATGCTGTGGCGGCCTGGAAAGGCGAGAGCATGGGCGAATGGAAGAAATCCTTCATAAAATGGGTGGGCGGAGATTTTCCTATTCACAAACCATATCACCAGCTGACTAAAGAACAGCGCAATTTGCTCTGGAAAGGCGACGGTTCTGCCAATTTCCCATCCATCAACGCCTTCTTTGCAATGGTGGAGGGCAACCTTTATAAAATACAGTACCGTGTCATGCTCTCCAGGTACCGCGGTAAAACGCTTTGCCCTACCTGTGAAGGTCTTAGGGTTCGTGAGGAAACGCAATGGGTGAAAATTGACGGACACAATATACAGTCCATGATTGAACTGCCGCTGGACGAACTTTTGCCGCTGGTAAAATCGCTGAAACTAAGTGCCCATGATGCGGAAATCGCAAAAAGGCTGCTTTATGAAATTACCACCCGTCTGGAGTTCCTGGATAAAGTGGGACTGGGTTATCTTACGCTGAACCGGACCTCCAATACGCTCTCGGGTGGTGAGAGCCAGCGTATTAACCTGGCCACCAGTCTGGGCAGTTCACTGGTGGGTTCCATCTATATCCTGGATGAGCCCTCCATCGGTTTGCACAGTAAGGACACTGAAAATTTGATCGGTGTACTTAAGAATTTAAGGGATTTGGGAAATACCGTCATCGTTGTGGAGCATGACGAAGATGTGATGCGCGCAGCGGATTATATCATTGACATCGGTCCCGAAGCAGGTTATCTGGGCGGTGAGTTGGTTTTTGCCGGTCATTTTGACGAACTGCAGACCTCAGATTCGCTTACCGCGCAATACCTTACCGGCAAGCTGGAGATTAAGACACCCGCTAAACGCCGTAATGCCAAGGAGTTTATTGAGATAAAAGGTGCGCGGGAAAACAACCTGAAGAACATTGATGTGAGTGTGCCGCTGGAAAGTCTGGTGGTAGTTTCGGGCGTTTCAGGTTCAGGAAAATCGACTCTGATGAAGGAAATCCTGACCAATGAGATCCAGATCCAGTTGGGCATGGGTGGCAAGAAAGGCGATTACGACAGTGTAGACTTCCCCAAAAAGCTGGTAAAGAATATTGAACTCATTGACCAAAATCCGATCGGTAAATCGTCACGCTCCAATCCTGTAACTTACCTGAAAGCCTATGATGACATCCGTGAGCTTTTCACGAAGCAGAAACTTGCCAAAATGATGGGTTATAAGGCGAAGCATTTCTCTTTTAATGTGGACGGAGGCCGCTGCGAGGAGTGTAAAGGTGAAGGTGTCATCAATGTATCGATGCAGTTTATGGCCGATATTGAGCTGGTTTGTGAAAGCTGCAACGGTACCCGTTTCCGAAGTGAGATCCTGGAAGTAAAGTTTGACGACAAGAATATCTCAGATATCCTGAACATGACTGTGGATGAGGCGCTGGAATTCTTTACAGATAATAAAGAAACAAAAATTGTAACCAAGATACAGCCGCTGCAGGATGTCGGCTTGGGCTATCTTCAGTTGGGACAGAGCTCTTCTACCCTTTCCGGTGGAGAGGCGCAGCGTATAAAACTGGCTTCGTTTCTGGTGAAAGGATTTACAACGGATAAAACCCTGTTCATTTTCGATGAACCTTCCACCGGACTTCATTTCCACGATATCAATAAACTGCTGGTTTCACTTCAGGCTTTAATTGAACTGGGACACTCAGTCATCGTCATTGAGCATCAGCCGGACATAATAAAGTCGGCAGATTATATCATTGACATTGGTCCCGATGCGGGAAAGCACGGTGGTGAGGTGGTTTTCGCAGGCACGCCGGAAGACCTTGTAAAAGATAAAAAATCCCATACGGCCAGGTTTCTGAAGGAAAAACTGTAG
- a CDS encoding CPBP family intramembrane glutamic endopeptidase produces the protein MINDITKTIKAFLHFLKSPRDRFSEPVNATDRYRIFTVLFFAAILFNVIVILPVLSLVDYYVLDVEHKGRLRPQTIWFMLFLAAVAAPLWEEFVFRFPLKTERNYLVLLADKIARRPLFSSFWQRNFKIIFYLVAVLFGLIHSLNFENEWNWLFILLLPILILSQSVTGLFLGYIRLRLGFIWAVIFHACFNFVLITVPYLVYQNTELINIKTANYELRIEGLFCMDSDTSSITHDKHNDKIFMIKSTNTDLQFLIEATIGQGYDVKDDELVHFYFKSEKGMTEQELINLLKKEFEISEK, from the coding sequence ATGATAAACGATATAACCAAAACAATTAAGGCTTTTTTACATTTTTTAAAAAGTCCCAGGGACCGCTTTTCAGAGCCGGTAAATGCCACCGACCGCTACAGGATCTTCACGGTGCTGTTTTTTGCCGCGATTCTATTCAACGTAATTGTAATACTGCCGGTGCTCAGTCTGGTTGATTACTATGTGCTTGATGTTGAACATAAGGGAAGGCTGCGTCCACAAACAATTTGGTTTATGCTGTTTCTGGCAGCCGTTGCAGCACCTCTTTGGGAGGAATTTGTCTTCAGATTTCCACTGAAAACAGAAAGGAACTATCTGGTGCTCTTGGCCGATAAGATAGCGCGCCGACCTTTGTTCTCTTCCTTCTGGCAAAGGAATTTTAAAATCATTTTCTATCTGGTTGCTGTTTTGTTCGGCTTGATTCATTCATTAAATTTTGAAAATGAATGGAACTGGCTGTTTATCTTGCTGCTGCCCATACTTATACTTTCGCAGTCGGTGACGGGCCTCTTTCTGGGTTATATCCGTCTGCGTCTGGGATTCATCTGGGCTGTCATTTTTCACGCATGTTTCAATTTTGTTCTAATTACTGTACCCTATCTTGTGTACCAGAACACTGAACTCATCAACATCAAGACCGCCAATTATGAACTGCGCATAGAGGGACTTTTTTGTATGGACAGTGATACATCTTCTATAACACATGATAAGCATAATGATAAAATCTTCATGATCAAATCCACTAATACTGATTTACAATTTCTTATAGAGGCAACTATTGGTCAAGGATATGATGTTAAAGATGATGAACTTGTGCATTTTTATTTCAAATCTGAAAAAGGTATGACAGAACAGGAACTGATTAACCTTCTGAAGAAGGAATTTGAAATTTCGGAAAAATAA
- a CDS encoding M28 family metallopeptidase: MNKAYPAIFAAFVLTSCATANLSYEGRAFRSSSETITEADLKRHLYVIASDEMEGRETGSEGQKKAGRYMIAEYRKMGVSHPEVLKDYYQKVPKEALNSRRSTLPDSENILAFIKGSEKPEEIIVISAHYDHVGIKNGQIYNGADDDGSGTVALMEIAEAFKKAQKMGKSPKRSVLFLHVTGEEHGLLGSKYYADNPVYPLANTVVNLNIDMIGRSDPDNEGKDYVYVIGSEMLSTQLKVINEAANNATQKLELNYKYDDPNDPQRLYYRSDHYNFAKNGIPVAFYFDGVHADYHQPTDDADKIDYKLLRKRTQLVYATAWELANREDRIVVDK, from the coding sequence ATGAATAAAGCTTACCCGGCAATTTTTGCAGCATTTGTGCTTACCTCCTGCGCCACGGCAAATCTTAGCTATGAAGGGCGCGCCTTCAGGAGCAGCTCGGAAACCATTACTGAGGCGGATCTGAAAAGACATCTTTATGTTATTGCATCAGACGAGATGGAAGGCCGCGAAACAGGATCTGAAGGTCAAAAAAAAGCCGGGCGGTATATGATAGCAGAGTACAGGAAAATGGGAGTGTCTCATCCGGAGGTGCTGAAGGATTATTACCAGAAAGTTCCCAAGGAGGCACTGAACAGCCGCCGCAGCACATTGCCCGATTCTGAAAATATACTGGCATTTATAAAAGGCAGCGAAAAGCCGGAAGAGATCATCGTGATCTCCGCACATTATGACCATGTTGGAATCAAGAACGGCCAGATTTACAACGGTGCCGATGACGACGGCAGCGGTACAGTGGCTTTAATGGAAATTGCTGAGGCCTTTAAAAAAGCGCAGAAAATGGGTAAATCGCCGAAACGGTCTGTCCTGTTCCTGCATGTTACCGGCGAGGAGCATGGTCTCCTGGGCTCAAAATATTATGCCGACAATCCTGTATACCCTTTGGCAAACACAGTAGTGAACCTCAATATTGATATGATCGGTCGCAGCGATCCGGATAATGAGGGAAAGGATTATGTGTATGTCATTGGCTCCGAAATGCTGTCAACTCAGCTGAAGGTGATAAACGAGGCCGCCAACAATGCCACGCAGAAACTTGAACTTAACTATAAATATGACGACCCTAATGACCCGCAGCGTTTGTATTACCGCTCCGACCATTATAATTTTGCAAAAAACGGTATTCCTGTAGCCTTTTATTTTGACGGAGTGCATGCAGATTATCATCAGCCAACTGATGATGCAGACAAGATTGATTACAAACTGCTGCGTAAACGTACCCAACTGGTGTATGCAACCGCCTGGGAACTGGCCAACCGTGAGGACAGGATTGTGGTGGATAAATAA
- a CDS encoding aminotransferase class I/II-fold pyridoxal phosphate-dependent enzyme, with protein MAIEFKDRHSGNDLNIFSELAAKAEQHGAINLAQGSPDYAPDSRLTEFLQQAIHHDMNAYASACVLPLMQENLIRFNLSRPKPISVTEDEVTLVPGATYGMYVAFASFLEPGDEVIIIEPCYNTYVPAVEIRRAQPVFVQMPNSEIPWELIQQAITPRTKAIIVNSPNNPTGKVWDPTDWDLLWELIKDTDIIVISDEVYDLLCYDGREFLSAWHHPEISKRCFSIYSFEKMFHISGWKASYIIAPPAYITAFRKIHQYLTFTVNAHAQYALGSFLVVFDANKNRELFLAKRDLFCELLTGLPLEIIQKAEGGYFQTVSFCRQKFPYTDREFAELLIREAKVACVPYSAFYHDGRDTGHLRFCFAKNDETLIQAAEQLKIFFVKYLSAAAIVKQ; from the coding sequence GTGGCCATTGAATTTAAGGACCGGCATTCGGGCAATGATCTGAATATTTTCTCGGAGCTTGCCGCGAAAGCAGAACAGCACGGCGCCATTAATCTTGCGCAGGGTTCACCTGATTATGCGCCGGACAGCAGGCTGACTGAATTTTTGCAGCAGGCCATCCATCATGATATGAATGCCTATGCTTCAGCCTGCGTACTGCCCCTTATGCAGGAGAACCTGATCAGGTTTAATCTGAGCAGGCCCAAACCAATTTCTGTTACCGAAGATGAAGTAACGCTGGTTCCGGGAGCCACCTACGGAATGTATGTGGCCTTTGCAAGCTTTCTGGAACCCGGCGATGAGGTGATCATTATTGAGCCCTGTTACAATACCTACGTTCCGGCGGTGGAAATCAGGCGCGCGCAGCCGGTTTTTGTACAGATGCCCAATTCAGAAATTCCCTGGGAGCTTATACAGCAAGCCATCACTCCCCGTACAAAAGCCATCATCGTCAATTCACCTAATAATCCGACCGGTAAGGTTTGGGATCCGACCGACTGGGATCTCCTTTGGGAGCTCATTAAGGATACGGATATCATTGTAATTTCTGATGAAGTGTATGACCTCTTGTGCTATGACGGCCGCGAATTCCTGAGTGCCTGGCACCATCCTGAAATTTCAAAACGGTGCTTCAGCATTTACTCCTTTGAAAAGATGTTTCATATTTCCGGCTGGAAGGCCAGCTACATCATCGCACCGCCAGCGTATATAACAGCCTTCAGAAAGATTCACCAATACCTCACATTCACAGTGAATGCACATGCGCAGTATGCGCTGGGAAGTTTTCTGGTAGTTTTTGATGCAAATAAAAACAGGGAATTGTTCCTGGCAAAGCGTGATCTGTTTTGTGAACTGCTTACAGGATTACCTCTTGAAATTATACAAAAAGCCGAAGGCGGTTATTTTCAAACCGTAAGTTTCTGCCGGCAAAAGTTTCCTTATACCGACCGGGAGTTTGCGGAACTGCTGATCCGTGAGGCAAAGGTGGCCTGTGTACCCTACTCCGCTTTTTATCATGACGGCAGGGACACGGGACACTTAAGGTTTTGCTTTGCAAAGAATGATGAGACGCTGATCCAGGCAGCAGAACAGCTGAAAATTTTCTTTGTGAAATATTTAAGCGCCGCAGCGATTGTAAAGCAATAA